The Parcubacteria group bacterium genome includes a window with the following:
- a CDS encoding GIY-YIG nuclease family protein yields MPRWRNLPAGRQVGRQYYNNMAYYVYVISSNTKSYIYVGITNNIQRRMEEHNCGQNKTTRPYAPFNTVLTEKYNDRPTARLREKFLKSGCGKEWIKRNIK; encoded by the coding sequence ATGCCTCGGTGGCGGAACCTGCCTGCCGGCAGGCAGGTTGGTAGACAATATTATAACAATATGGCATATTACGTCTATGTTATTTCCAGCAATACAAAATCGTATATTTATGTTGGCATAACAAATAATATCCAACGAAGGATGGAGGAACACAACTGTGGACAAAATAAAACCACAAGGCCGTATGCACCATTTAATACTGTTTTAACAGAAAAGTATAACGATAGACCGACTGCACGTTTGCGAGAAAAGTTTCTCAAAAGTGGCTGTGGCAAAGAGTGGATAAAACGAAACATAAAATAA
- a CDS encoding segregation/condensation protein A yields MLYFVSLLPPKADRRNDVKLIGFFEKEHNSALNSQFLGLCYNISMTYQVKTEQFEGPLDLLLDLIEKERVDITRVSLARITDQYLDYIGKKEIISLHNLADFLTVAAKLILIKSQALLPLLKLDDDEEDDLQELEKQLAALKVFKDHSEKFTQFFVQARSAYGNKGIWGQEAFFCPPEGITVQDLRGAFLSSLHTIPRLEALEEKIMSDVITLERRIMSIQKSVQERAEMAFSELTANAKDRAEVVVSFLALLELVKQRIIIVRQKGLFDDIILKNEKTINS; encoded by the coding sequence TTGCTATATTTCGTTTCGCTCCTCCCGCCAAAGGCGGACAGGCGCAATGACGTGAAACTGATTGGTTTTTTTGAAAAAGAACATAACAGCGCCTTAAATTCACAATTTTTGGGTTTGTGCTATAATATTTCCATGACTTATCAGGTAAAAACAGAGCAGTTTGAAGGTCCGTTGGATCTTCTTTTAGACTTGATCGAGAAAGAGCGGGTGGATATCACGCGTGTGTCACTTGCGCGTATCACAGATCAATATCTTGACTATATCGGCAAGAAAGAAATCATCTCTCTGCACAATTTGGCGGATTTTTTGACCGTTGCGGCGAAATTGATTCTCATCAAATCGCAAGCGCTTTTGCCACTTCTCAAATTGGATGATGATGAGGAAGACGATTTGCAAGAACTGGAAAAGCAACTTGCGGCGCTCAAAGTGTTCAAGGATCATAGTGAAAAATTCACGCAATTTTTTGTGCAGGCGCGAAGCGCTTACGGGAACAAAGGCATCTGGGGACAAGAAGCATTTTTTTGTCCGCCGGAAGGCATCACTGTGCAGGATCTGCGTGGGGCGTTTCTGTCATCTCTGCATACGATCCCGCGATTGGAAGCGTTGGAAGAAAAGATCATGAGCGATGTGATCACGCTGGAACGGCGGATCATGTCGATCCAAAAGAGCGTGCAAGAGCGTGCCGAGATGGCTTTTTCAGAATTGACGGCGAACGCCAAAGATCGCGCGGAAGTAGTTGTGTCATTTTTGGCACTGCTTGAGCTCGTCAAGCAAAGGATCATCATTGTCAGACAGAAGGGGCTTTTTGATGATATTATTTTGAAAAATGAAAAAACGATTAACTCGTAA
- a CDS encoding AAA family ATPase: protein MAQIISFINQKGGVGKTTSAVNTASYLADMGKFVLLVDLDPQGNASSGLGVDLRQVQHSLYSTMVGGGNVRDAIIGVGMEGLSLIPATADLAGANIDLVEMENREFRLYDVLRQIRMDYDYIIIDSPPSLGLLTINGLVASDSVIIPVQAEYYALEGLGQLLETIQLVQNNLQPQLDIMGAVITLYDRRNRLARQVVREMRQHFPGRVFESIIPRSIRLAEAPSFGQSITLFDNFNKGAKAYKALAKEIIALEK from the coding sequence ATGGCACAAATTATTTCATTTATCAATCAAAAAGGCGGAGTGGGCAAGACGACGAGTGCGGTCAATACGGCAAGTTATTTGGCGGACATGGGCAAGTTTGTCCTATTGGTGGATTTGGATCCGCAGGGCAATGCTTCATCAGGATTGGGGGTTGATCTGCGACAAGTGCAACATAGTCTATATTCCACAATGGTGGGTGGCGGTAATGTACGCGATGCGATCATCGGCGTGGGGATGGAAGGATTGAGTTTGATCCCGGCAACGGCAGATCTCGCCGGTGCAAATATCGATCTGGTGGAAATGGAAAATCGTGAGTTCCGTCTATATGATGTGCTCAGACAAATTCGCATGGATTATGATTATATCATCATTGACTCGCCGCCGAGCTTGGGACTTCTCACGATCAACGGTCTCGTGGCATCGGATAGTGTTATCATTCCCGTGCAAGCGGAATATTATGCGTTGGAAGGATTGGGGCAATTGCTCGAAACGATCCAATTGGTGCAAAATAATTTACAGCCACAATTGGATATCATGGGCGCGGTAATCACGCTCTATGACAGGCGCAATCGTTTGGCGCGGCAAGTCGTGCGTGAGATGCGGCAACATTTCCCGGGGCGAGTTTTTGAAAGTATTATCCCGCGCAGTATTCGTCTGGCGGAAGCACCGAGCTTTGGGCAGTCGATCACGTTGTTTGATAATTTCAACAAAGGCGCAAAAGCGTACAAGGCTCTTGCGAAAGAAATAATTGCATTAGAAAAATAA
- a CDS encoding bifunctional 5,10-methylenetetrahydrofolate dehydrogenase/5,10-methenyltetrahydrofolate cyclohydrolase, with protein MKLIDGKMIAVQKLLTVKETIENKDLTPALAVVLVGDDPASHLYVKLKQKAAKEVGVELRTYFCEALTPRDEIVQSINFLNADPDTHGIIVQLPLPDHLDADEIVNMIDPQKDADGFHRVNQEKFLADEEGVFPVFPRAIMSLIDSCGDDLRGKNAVVLGKSDVFDRVMTHALVQRGCETQFIRCVDKKDFSPKEKELINSADIIVTAAGMPEFVSCDLIKDDTIVIDGGISKKGEKIMGDIAQKTCKDRDIILSPVPGGVGPVTIACLLENAVELAQKQREL; from the coding sequence ATGAAATTAATTGATGGAAAAATGATCGCTGTACAAAAACTTCTTACAGTGAAAGAAACGATTGAAAACAAAGATCTAACGCCTGCGCTTGCCGTGGTGCTCGTGGGGGATGATCCGGCATCACATCTGTATGTAAAATTGAAACAAAAAGCCGCCAAGGAAGTGGGTGTTGAATTGCGTACGTATTTTTGTGAAGCGCTCACGCCGCGAGATGAGATCGTGCAGAGTATCAATTTTCTCAATGCGGATCCTGACACGCATGGGATCATCGTACAATTACCGCTCCCGGATCATTTGGATGCAGATGAGATCGTAAACATGATCGATCCGCAAAAAGACGCGGACGGATTTCATCGGGTCAATCAAGAAAAATTTCTCGCAGATGAGGAAGGTGTTTTTCCGGTTTTTCCTCGTGCGATCATGAGTTTGATCGATTCGTGCGGTGATGATCTGAGGGGAAAAAATGCTGTGGTGCTGGGGAAGAGTGATGTGTTCGATCGTGTGATGACGCATGCGCTCGTACAACGTGGGTGTGAAACGCAGTTTATCCGTTGTGTGGACAAAAAGGACTTTTCTCCAAAAGAAAAAGAACTGATCAACAGCGCAGACATCATCGTGACAGCGGCCGGTATGCCGGAGTTCGTATCATGCGACTTGATCAAAGACGACACGATCGTCATTGATGGTGGGATCAGTAAGAAGGGGGAAAAGATCATGGGCGATATCGCACAAAAAACATGTAAAGACCGCGATATTATCCTCTCGCCGGTACCCGGTGGCGTCGGTCCGGTAACGATTGCATGTTTGCTGGAAAACGCGGTAGAATTGGCACAGAAGCAAAGAGAATTATAA
- a CDS encoding nucleoside 2-deoxyribosyltransferase, producing MKAYITCPCTHSRDKLHLLPTIKSVVESNGIESFVFEIGGTPDEIFHRDHSNIKDSDLIIADVSERSHGVGIEIGMSYCLGLKRILLIDENKSVTKLAQGMPDTTIISYKDENDLKSKLESAIHEIIKLI from the coding sequence ATGAAAGCCTATATCACATGTCCATGCACGCACTCTCGGGATAAATTACATTTATTGCCCACGATCAAGTCCGTTGTAGAAAGTAACGGAATAGAGTCTTTTGTGTTTGAGATCGGTGGCACGCCGGATGAAATATTTCATCGTGATCATTCCAATATCAAAGACAGCGATCTGATCATTGCTGATGTGTCGGAGAGAAGTCACGGTGTGGGCATCGAGATCGGCATGTCGTACTGTCTCGGACTCAAAAGAATATTGTTGATCGATGAGAATAAGTCTGTCACCAAATTGGCGCAAGGTATGCCAGACACCACGATTATCAGCTACAAAGATGAAAACGATTTGAAATCTAAGTTGGAGTCCGCGATCCATGAGATCATTAAATTAATATAA
- the scpB gene encoding SMC-Scp complex subunit ScpB, whose translation MSKNEGQMIAMIEAILFMYGKDVSFARIAELVEGTEDAVKEQVLKLQEIYASRDGGLQIMIKDDHVQMVTHPAVADMIEQITKKEIEGPLTPVAMEVLSIIAYRGPIGKVDIEAIRGVNCSFTLRNLVRRGLIEHVRVDEGRRAQRYQVTMDFLRILGIATVEDLPEFIELSTDKRIDAILYSEQSGTQEA comes from the coding sequence ATGAGCAAAAACGAAGGACAAATGATCGCGATGATCGAAGCAATTCTCTTTATGTATGGCAAGGATGTGAGTTTTGCACGCATTGCGGAACTCGTGGAAGGCACGGAAGATGCGGTCAAGGAGCAGGTATTAAAATTGCAAGAAATTTATGCATCGCGCGACGGTGGGTTGCAGATCATGATCAAAGACGATCATGTGCAGATGGTCACACATCCTGCAGTCGCTGACATGATCGAACAGATCACAAAAAAGGAAATCGAAGGTCCGCTGACGCCTGTCGCGATGGAGGTATTGTCGATCATTGCGTATCGCGGTCCGATCGGCAAGGTGGATATTGAGGCGATTCGCGGTGTGAATTGTTCGTTTACGTTGCGCAATCTGGTACGGCGCGGTCTGATCGAACACGTGCGTGTTGATGAGGGACGGCGTGCACAGCGGTATCAGGTGACGATGGACTTTTTGCGCATTCTCGGGATTGCAACTGTGGAGGATCTGCCGGAATTTATCGAATTATCAACAGACAAGCGGATCGATGCGATTCTTTACAGCGAGCAAAGCGGTACGCAGGAAGCATAA
- a CDS encoding ParB/RepB/Spo0J family partition protein, producing MIQRHGLGRGLSSLIPQKNTSSQNEPQRIASHSVQPTFRTSRNDGASASTHKQTEDRIDDDRDFVKDVPIGMVRANAQQPRMYFDEEKLDELAHSIKTHGVLQPLIVIHKGDHYELIAGERRLRASKKAGCETVPVIIKQDINLGDQRKLELALIENIQRHDLNVIEEAKSYNRLADEFGLSQEEIAVRSGKSRPTVANRMRLTGLPIEVQKGLIAGEITEGHAKVILSLTMPQKQLALYHMILAQKLTVRQAEDKAHLAEQTKHMRRTGDKTPHARRLEDQLTRYFGTRVRVSESNGGGNITVSYFSEEELKNILTRLKLV from the coding sequence ATGATACAGCGGCATGGACTGGGCCGAGGACTTTCCTCACTGATCCCACAAAAAAACACATCATCACAGAACGAACCGCAGAGGATCGCGTCACACAGTGTGCAGCCGACTTTTCGAACATCGCGTAATGATGGTGCATCTGCGTCGACACACAAACAAACAGAAGACCGTATTGATGATGATCGTGATTTTGTCAAAGACGTGCCGATCGGCATGGTGCGCGCCAATGCGCAACAACCGCGCATGTATTTTGATGAGGAGAAACTGGACGAGTTGGCACACTCGATCAAAACACATGGCGTCTTGCAACCGCTTATCGTGATTCACAAAGGAGATCATTACGAACTCATCGCCGGTGAACGTCGTTTGCGCGCATCTAAAAAAGCGGGATGTGAAACTGTGCCGGTAATTATCAAACAGGACATCAATCTCGGCGATCAGAGGAAATTGGAGCTTGCGCTTATTGAGAATATTCAACGGCATGATCTCAATGTGATCGAAGAGGCAAAATCATATAATCGTCTTGCGGATGAGTTTGGCTTGTCTCAAGAAGAGATCGCTGTACGTTCCGGCAAAAGTCGACCGACGGTTGCCAATCGTATGCGACTGACAGGTTTGCCGATCGAAGTGCAAAAAGGATTGATCGCGGGGGAGATCACGGAAGGACATGCCAAAGTGATCCTCAGTCTCACGATGCCACAAAAACAGCTGGCACTCTATCACATGATCCTTGCGCAAAAACTTACCGTACGACAGGCGGAGGATAAAGCGCATCTCGCTGAGCAAACAAAACATATGCGTAGAACCGGTGACAAAACACCGCATGCACGGCGACTGGAAGATCAATTGACGCGGTATTTTGGCACGCGTGTACGTGTGAGTGAAAGCAATGGCGGAGGAAATATCACGGTATCATATTTTTCAGAAGAAGAATTAAAAAATATTCTCACACGTTTAAAATTAGTATAA
- a CDS encoding AraC family ligand binding domain-containing protein translates to MKIKKIEASRADWDHVRSWNYKLKDLKDNYQSVVYAELDGIHGEVATGSVERVYYILSGAGEFNIGGENVHVEAGDVLTVPPHTTYDYWPTNEETLKVILFMELWDN, encoded by the coding sequence ATGAAAATCAAAAAAATTGAAGCCAGTCGAGCAGATTGGGATCATGTGAGGAGTTGGAATTATAAACTGAAAGATTTGAAGGACAACTATCAATCAGTTGTTTATGCTGAGCTTGATGGGATCCACGGGGAAGTCGCGACGGGAAGTGTTGAGAGAGTATATTATATTCTAAGCGGTGCAGGAGAATTTAACATTGGAGGAGAAAATGTCCATGTAGAAGCGGGGGACGTTTTGACTGTTCCGCCACATACAACATATGATTATTGGCCGACAAATGAGGAAACATTGAAAGTCATATTGTTTATGGAATTGTGGGATAATTAG
- a CDS encoding phosphoglycerate kinase, whose product MNIKKIQDADVQGKNVIVRVDFNISIDDTKDVKSSYKLRAAQETIEHLLRSGATHVALLTHFGRPDAKDDPDNSVQNIADDAERILGRKIVFVSDCIGEKVVDALTATDPGTILLLENVRFYAEEETDDASFASALCAPFDIYVNEAFAVSHRKHASVHAITRCLDAYAGLWLQKELDNLEKVKNDPQHPAVAIIGGAKIETKIPVINELAKKYDKVLVGGRTAVEAQEQKLVLGDNVIFPVDFMDQFYDIGPQTIERFCQEIATARTIVWNGPMGKIEDDEYKKGTLALIEQITANTEAYSLIGGGESVQMAEESGLIEKFSFVSTGGGATLVYLGGEEMPGIDVLMK is encoded by the coding sequence ATGAATATCAAAAAAATACAAGATGCCGATGTCCAAGGGAAAAACGTAATTGTGCGCGTGGATTTCAATATATCGATCGATGACACAAAGGACGTGAAGTCTTCATATAAACTGCGTGCGGCGCAAGAGACGATCGAACATCTTTTGCGCAGTGGAGCAACGCATGTGGCGCTTTTGACACACTTCGGACGTCCGGATGCAAAAGATGATCCGGATAATTCTGTGCAAAATATTGCGGATGATGCAGAGCGCATTTTGGGGCGGAAGATCGTTTTTGTGTCAGACTGCATCGGTGAAAAAGTCGTTGATGCTCTTACCGCAACTGATCCTGGCACAATTTTGCTTTTGGAGAATGTCCGTTTTTATGCAGAGGAGGAGACTGATGATGCGTCATTTGCATCGGCATTGTGCGCGCCATTTGATATCTATGTCAATGAAGCATTTGCTGTGAGTCACAGGAAGCATGCGTCCGTGCATGCGATCACACGGTGTCTTGATGCGTATGCCGGCTTGTGGTTGCAGAAAGAACTGGACAATTTGGAAAAGGTAAAAAATGATCCGCAGCATCCGGCAGTGGCGATCATCGGTGGTGCAAAGATCGAAACAAAAATTCCCGTGATCAACGAATTGGCAAAAAAATACGATAAAGTTCTCGTCGGGGGTCGCACTGCTGTTGAAGCGCAAGAGCAAAAGTTGGTGCTGGGGGATAATGTCATATTTCCTGTCGATTTTATGGATCAATTTTATGACATTGGTCCACAGACGATCGAGCGATTTTGTCAGGAGATCGCTACTGCACGAACGATCGTATGGAACGGACCGATGGGGAAGATCGAGGATGACGAATACAAAAAAGGCACGCTTGCACTTATCGAGCAGATTACTGCAAATACGGAAGCATACAGTTTGATCGGTGGTGGAGAGAGTGTGCAAATGGCAGAGGAAAGCGGATTGATAGAAAAATTCTCTTTTGTGTCTACGGGTGGTGGTGCAACGCTTGTGTACTTGGGCGGTGAGGAAATGCCAGGGATTGATGTATTGATGAAATAG
- a CDS encoding serine hydrolase: protein MIEKLTKKQREIFATYPIAILVFFGFLVSVSVYVHQIYMQPVADHTEKVIVQSDPKIQQEKQQRVQEILAKQNDATARVIYQPIKNKNAQDLAVENAHAAIVLDAESGTILWQKNATEKRSLASITKLVTAMVVIDRMRDLNEVVTIPESVMGIEGTKVGCPTSVICNSPRLYPGEKVRIKDLLSAMLMYSANDAATVLGMHVAGSEEEFAILMNARMKELGAGNTHFCRPSGLELDVNEESCYSSAYDIARVMAHLLQHDKYDVLWEIMRTDETTFSSVDGSVTHELKNTDRLIGGMSNLVGAKTGFTPRAGYCLALAASDPSGKHHVVTVVLDDYHRFDDVEMMSAWAFANYTWQ from the coding sequence ATGATAGAAAAATTGACGAAAAAACAACGGGAGATCTTTGCCACATATCCGATCGCGATATTGGTGTTTTTTGGTTTTTTGGTGAGTGTGAGCGTGTATGTGCATCAGATCTATATGCAACCGGTTGCTGATCATACGGAAAAAGTGATTGTGCAGAGTGATCCGAAAATACAACAAGAAAAACAACAGCGTGTGCAAGAAATTTTAGCAAAGCAAAATGATGCAACGGCACGCGTCATTTACCAGCCGATAAAAAACAAAAATGCACAAGATCTGGCTGTGGAAAATGCACATGCGGCAATCGTACTCGACGCAGAGTCGGGGACGATCTTGTGGCAAAAAAATGCAACAGAAAAAAGGTCTCTTGCGTCGATCACAAAACTCGTGACGGCAATGGTTGTGATCGATCGCATGCGTGATCTGAATGAAGTCGTGACAATTCCGGAAAGCGTCATGGGTATTGAGGGGACGAAGGTGGGGTGTCCGACATCCGTGATCTGCAATTCACCACGGTTGTATCCGGGGGAAAAGGTGCGGATCAAAGATTTGTTGTCAGCAATGCTCATGTATAGTGCAAATGATGCGGCAACGGTTTTGGGTATGCATGTCGCCGGCAGTGAAGAAGAATTTGCCATTTTGATGAATGCGCGCATGAAGGAACTGGGTGCGGGGAATACGCATTTTTGTCGTCCGTCGGGATTGGAGCTGGACGTCAACGAGGAATCCTGCTATTCCAGTGCATATGATATTGCGCGTGTGATGGCGCATTTGTTGCAACATGACAAATATGATGTATTATGGGAGATCATGCGTACGGATGAAACGACATTTTCTTCTGTGGATGGCAGTGTGACGCATGAGTTAAAAAATACCGATCGTTTGATCGGAGGGATGTCAAATCTTGTCGGCGCAAAAACGGGTTTTACGCCACGTGCCGGATATTGTCTTGCTCTTGCGGCATCGGATCCGTCTGGCAAACATCATGTGGTTACGGTTGTTTTGGATGATTACCATCGTTTTGATGATGTGGAGATGATGAGTGCGTGGGCATTTGCCAATTATACGTGGCAGTAA
- a CDS encoding replication-associated recombination protein A — protein MTVYTPLAERMRPKTIEDFHGQEHLVSHGAVLHSLIRKDQVPSMILWGPPGTGKTTLARIIANETAAHFVQMSAINVGVKDVRKAIEDARSYARLGTKTILFIDEVHRFNKMQQDAFLPSVEDGTIILIGATTENPSFEVNGALLSRARVFVLEALSLASLKKIVANVLERSEKFFGRKKITISDETTEYLCALANGDARTMLNALEVAVQLAQMEKKKNTILKKHIEQAIQKTNLLYDKNGEEHYNLISALHKSMRGGDADAAIYYLARMLEGGEDPLYLARRIVRFASEDVGMANSFALPQAVAAYDACRFIGMPECGVNLAQAVVYMAKSKKSIAVYEGYTAAMQDVRDKGNLPVPLHLRNAPTKLMKELNYGKNYKYTPLATDEENAQQEFLPEKLKGKKYI, from the coding sequence ATGACAGTATACACACCACTGGCGGAGCGCATGCGTCCTAAGACAATTGAAGATTTCCATGGACAAGAGCATCTCGTTTCGCATGGTGCGGTTTTGCATTCTCTGATCCGCAAAGATCAGGTCCCCTCAATGATCCTTTGGGGTCCGCCGGGGACGGGAAAAACCACGCTTGCGCGGATTATCGCCAATGAGACGGCGGCGCATTTCGTGCAAATGTCCGCGATCAACGTCGGGGTAAAAGATGTGCGTAAGGCGATTGAGGATGCGCGGAGTTATGCGCGCTTGGGGACAAAGACCATCCTTTTTATCGATGAGGTGCATCGATTTAACAAGATGCAACAAGATGCGTTCTTGCCGAGCGTGGAAGATGGCACGATCATACTCATCGGCGCAACGACGGAAAACCCGAGTTTTGAGGTAAACGGCGCATTGCTATCACGCGCACGGGTTTTTGTTTTGGAGGCGTTGTCTCTTGCATCGCTCAAAAAGATCGTTGCGAATGTCTTGGAAAGGAGTGAAAAATTTTTCGGGCGCAAAAAGATCACGATCTCCGATGAGACGACAGAGTATCTGTGTGCACTTGCCAATGGTGATGCGCGTACGATGCTCAATGCGTTGGAAGTCGCTGTGCAGTTAGCGCAAATGGAAAAGAAAAAAAACACCATTCTCAAAAAACACATCGAGCAAGCGATCCAAAAGACAAATTTGCTCTATGACAAAAATGGGGAAGAACATTACAATCTCATCTCCGCACTGCACAAATCCATGCGTGGCGGGGACGCGGATGCGGCGATCTATTATCTCGCGCGGATGCTGGAGGGCGGAGAGGATCCGCTATACCTTGCGCGGCGCATCGTGCGCTTTGCCTCCGAAGACGTCGGCATGGCAAATTCTTTTGCGCTCCCGCAAGCCGTGGCGGCATATGATGCGTGTCGATTTATCGGAATGCCGGAATGTGGCGTGAATCTCGCGCAAGCAGTTGTCTATATGGCAAAGAGTAAAAAAAGCATCGCCGTGTACGAAGGGTATACTGCGGCGATGCAGGATGTGCGCGACAAAGGAAACTTGCCGGTGCCACTACACCTGCGCAATGCGCCGACAAAACTGATGAAAGAATTAAATTATGGCAAAAATTATAAATACACACCGCTGGCAACAGATGAGGAGAACGCGCAACAAGAATTTTTGCCGGAAAAACTCAAAGGAAAAAAATATATATGA
- a CDS encoding RelA/SpoT family protein produces MEQKILTIDDVFRAFKTPLGHNGRKLISQAFEFADAAHKDQIRVSGVPYIQHCLATARILAKLGMDARTVAAGLMHDIPEDTPETLVTITKKFGPDIAQMIEGITKLGKIKLRGTKEEYKLENWRRMFLAMGSDIRTVIIKLADRLHNMQTLEYLPAEKRKRIANETMEIYVPIANRLGIGGLRSELTDLCFMHLHPDKYNSTKNISKEKVKEKEFYVQKAIRELKKALKDEGITVVDVHGRAKGIHSLYQKLLRYDMDINRVYDLIAVRVIVKDIAACYETLGIVHKKYHPMIGRIKDYISLPKPNGYQSIHTTVFGPDGRVLEVQIRTQKMHDEAEFGIAAHWLYESRKNKSWKDYFLPKKDEVSKKEVEWVMQLQEWQKELGNNPEEFIEGLKVDFLKNHIFAFTPMGDIIELPEGASIVDFAYAIHTDIGNSATGARVNGKMTALDSTVHNGQIIDIITDKNRKKPNADWLDFVKTSNAKGAIRRAIKRTRT; encoded by the coding sequence ATGGAACAAAAAATCCTTACAATTGATGATGTATTTCGTGCATTCAAAACACCGCTCGGACATAACGGACGCAAGCTTATTTCACAGGCCTTTGAATTTGCCGATGCTGCGCACAAAGATCAAATACGCGTAAGTGGCGTGCCCTATATCCAACATTGTCTTGCTACAGCGAGAATCCTTGCAAAGCTCGGTATGGATGCCCGCACTGTCGCCGCAGGACTCATGCATGATATTCCGGAGGACACACCGGAAACCCTTGTGACCATCACCAAAAAATTCGGTCCGGATATCGCACAAATGATCGAGGGCATCACCAAACTCGGCAAGATCAAATTGCGTGGCACGAAGGAAGAATACAAACTGGAAAACTGGCGACGCATGTTTCTCGCAATGGGATCCGACATCCGCACTGTCATCATCAAACTCGCAGACCGTCTGCACAATATGCAGACACTGGAATACCTTCCTGCAGAAAAACGCAAGCGAATCGCCAATGAAACAATGGAAATCTACGTCCCCATCGCAAACAGACTCGGTATCGGAGGATTGCGCAGTGAACTTACCGATCTCTGTTTCATGCATCTCCACCCCGATAAATACAACAGCACAAAGAACATCAGCAAAGAAAAAGTCAAAGAAAAAGAATTCTACGTACAAAAAGCGATTCGTGAACTCAAAAAGGCTCTCAAAGACGAAGGGATCACCGTCGTTGATGTACATGGTCGTGCAAAAGGCATTCACAGTCTTTATCAGAAATTATTGCGCTACGACATGGACATCAATCGCGTCTATGATCTGATCGCCGTACGCGTCATCGTCAAAGACATCGCCGCATGTTATGAAACGCTCGGCATCGTCCACAAAAAATACCATCCGATGATCGGCCGCATCAAAGACTACATTTCCCTCCCAAAGCCAAACGGCTATCAATCGATCCACACGACAGTATTTGGTCCTGATGGGCGCGTCCTCGAAGTGCAGATCCGCACACAAAAAATGCACGACGAAGCAGAATTCGGTATTGCCGCCCACTGGCTCTATGAATCACGCAAAAACAAGAGTTGGAAGGATTATTTCCTCCCCAAAAAAGACGAGGTTTCAAAAAAAGAAGTGGAATGGGTGATGCAACTCCAGGAATGGCAGAAAGAACTCGGCAATAATCCGGAAGAATTCATCGAGGGGTTGAAGGTGGACTTTCTCAAAAATCATATTTTCGCTTTCACGCCGATGGGCGACATCATCGAATTGCCTGAGGGCGCGAGTATCGTTGATTTTGCCTATGCCATCCACACCGATATCGGCAATTCAGCAACCGGCGCACGCGTCAACGGCAAAATGACCGCCCTTGACTCCACAGTACACAACGGGCAGATCATTGACATCATCACGGATAAAAACCGAAAAAAACCAAATGCCGATTGGCTGGACTTCGTAAAAACATCCAACGCAAAAGGCGCGATCCGCCGTGCGATCAAACGCACACGGACGTAA